Proteins from one Triticum aestivum cultivar Chinese Spring chromosome 7A, IWGSC CS RefSeq v2.1, whole genome shotgun sequence genomic window:
- the LOC123148935 gene encoding probable lysophospholipase BODYGUARD 1 yields the protein MHIATCVWQEKAAAMGAAAGGRAGECRVSLVALLAAAGRALNCVVSFVVFSFLDVLDMVLCLVYKVVDYAVEAEWKPCYCSAAAREDGGGGAGGAAGAKGALSFVGPRAAAGTKVVRLSSSSANKMQLEDVSDTLYVRASLLSDATRKPGPIAPALTVSPAIAELIRGKIDRAPRPPRQAPCWSDCDCKMCHSWSTGSRASHLYVHVQAPPPPPPSGAAEQEAVLFIHGFISSSVFWTETVFPAFSSAARGRYRMFAVDLLGFGRSPKPADSLYTLREHLEMIERSVLQRYRLKTFHVVAHSLGSVLALALAVKYPGAVKSLTLLAPPYFPVPAEEAGAATQYVMRRVAPRRVWPPIAFGASMACWYEHVSRTICLTICRHHRVWNRLFRIFTRNRMRTFLIEAFMCHTHNAAWHTLHNIMCLSASKMGAYLDVVAGQLSCKVALFHGRDDELLPVECTLAVGARVPRARVTVYDNKDHITIVVGQEKLFAAELEAIWRSAAQD from the exons ATGCACATTGCAACGTGCGTGTGGCAGGAGAAGGCGGCGGCCATGGGCGCGGCAGCCGGGGGCAGGGCCGGCGAGTGCAGGGTGTCGCTCGTCGCGCTGCTGGCCGCGGCGGGGCGCGCGCTCAACTGCGTGGTGAGCTTTGTGGTGTTCTCCTTCCTCGACGTGCTGGACATGGTGCTCTGCCTGGTGTACAAGGTGGTGGACTACGCCGTGGAGGCCGAGTGGAAGCCCTGCTACTGCTCGGCCGCGGCgcgcgaggacggcggcggcggggcaggcggcgCCGCGGGGGCGAAGGGGGCGCTGTCTTTCGtgggcccgcgggcggcggcggggacgaagGTGGTGCGGCTGTCGTCGTCGTCGGCCAACAAGATGCAGCTGGAGGACGTGTCGGACACGCTCTACGTGCGCGCCTCGCTGCTCTCGGACGCCACCCGGAAGCCGGGCCCCATCGCGCCGGCGCTGACGGTGAGCCCGGCCATCGCGGAGCTCATCCGCGGCAAGATCGACCGCGCGCCGCGCCCGCCGCGGCAGGCGCCCTGCTGGTCCGACTGCGACTGCAAGATGTGCCACTCGTGGAGCACCGGCTCGCGCGCCTCCCACCTCTACGTGCACGTGCAGgccccgccgccccctcccccctccgggGCCGCCGAGCAGGAGGCGGTGCTGTTCATCCACGGCTTCATCTCCTCCTCCGTGTTCTGGACGGAGACGGTGTTCCCGGCGTTCAGCTCGGCGGCGCGCGGGCGGTACCGGATGTTCGCCGTGGACCTGCTGGGGTTCGGGCGGAGCCCCAAGCCGGCGGACTCGCTCTACACGCTGCGCGAGCACCTGGAGATGATCGAGCGCTCCGTGCTCCAGCGCTACCGCCTCAAGACCTTCCACGTCGTCGCGCACTCCCTCGGCTCCgtcctcgccctcgcgctcgccgTCAAGTACCCCGGCGCCGTCAAGTCCCTCACGCTGCTCGCCCCG CCGTATTTCCCGGTGCCGGCGGAggaggcgggggcggcgacgcAGTACGTGATGCGGCGGGTGGCGCCGCGGCGGGTGTGGCCGCCGATCGCGTTCGGGGCGTCGATGGCGTGCTGGTACGAGCACGTGAGCCGGACCATCTGCCTCACCATCTGCAGGCACCACCGGGTCTGGAACAGGCTCTTCAGGATCTTCACCAGAAACAG GATGCGGACGTTCCTGATCGAGGCGTTCATGTGCCACACCCACAACGCGGCGTGGCACACCCTGCACAACATCATGTGCCTCAGCGCCAGCAAGATGGGCGCCTACCTGGACGTGGTCGCCGGGCAGCTGAGCTGCAAGGTGGCCCTCTTCCACGGCCGCGACGACGAGCTGCTCCCCGTGGAGTGCACCCTCGCCGTCGGCGCCCGGGTGCCCCGCGCCCGCGTCACCGTCTACGACAACAAGGACCACATCACCATCGTCGTCGGCCAGGAGAAGCTCTTCGccgccgagctcgaggccatctgGCGGAGCGCCGCCCAGGACTAG